One part of the Vicia villosa cultivar HV-30 ecotype Madison, WI linkage group LG6, Vvil1.0, whole genome shotgun sequence genome encodes these proteins:
- the LOC131610273 gene encoding protein IQ-DOMAIN 2-like, with protein sequence MGKKGNWFSTVKKALSPDSKKSSKSKKKWFGKQKLQTSDPSVEDTTPPLPPPEDVRLTHNENQNNHHHVAEITTAVVTEEPGPSVPAPVVRTQASVVARFAGKPKDEVAAIKIQTAFRGYLARRALRALRGLVRLKTLMEGPIVKRQAMSTLRSMQTLARLQSQIRSRRVRMLEENQALQRQLLQKHARELETMRIGEEWDDSLQSKEQIEAKLMSKYEATMRRERAMAYAFTHQQNGKNSSRPMNPMFVDPTNPTWGWSWLERWMAARPWESRGLMDKELNDHSSVKSSSRGITGGEISKSFARFQLNSEIHSPAASQHPGSPSFQSNSTTPKPASASVARKLKKASPKGSWVMEEDSKSMASVQSDRFRRHSIAGSSVRDDESLASSPSVPSYMIPTQSAKARSRTQSQSPLAKENGKQEKGSFGTAKKRLSFPASPARPRRHSGPPKVETAINAEVTVDNGVVS encoded by the exons ATGGGGAAAAAGGGAAATTGGTTTTCTACTGTGAAGAAAGCTCTCAGCCCTGACTCAAAg aaatCGAGTAAATCAAAGAAGAAATGGTTCGGGAAGCAAAAATTGCAGACTTCAGACCCTTCCGTAGAAGATACGACACCGCCTCTTCCTCCACCAGAAGATGTTAGATTAACTCATAATGAAAACCAAAACAATCACCATCATGTTGCTGAAATTACAACTGCTGTGGTTACTGAGGAACCCGGTCCTTCTGTTCCGGCACCAGTTGTTAGGACTCAAGCTTCTGTAGTTGCTCGTTTTGCTGGTAAACCAAAGGATGAAGTGGCGGCAATCAAGATTCAAACAGCTTTTCGTGGATACTTG GCACGAAGAGCGTTGCGGGCTTTAAGAGGGTTGGTCAGATTGAAAACACTGATGGAAGGGCCAATTGTAAAACGCCAAGCTATGAGTACCCTCCGTTCAATGCAGACGTTAGCTCGTCTGCAATCTCAAATTCGTTCCAGGAGGGTCAGAATGTTAGAGGAGAATCAGGCTTTGCAGAGACAGCTCTTACAGAAGCATGCAAGAGAGCTCGAGACCATGCGG ATTGGAGAGGAATGGGATGATAGCCTACAATCAAAAGAACAAATTGAAGCCAAGTTAATGAGCAAGTACGAGGCTACTATGAGAAGGGAAAGAGCAATGGCTTATGCATTCACTCATCAG CAAAACGGGAAGAACTCATCTCGACCTATGAATCCAATGTTTGTGGATCCAACCAATCCTACGTGGGGCTGGAGCTGGCTTGAACGATGGATGGCTGCTCGACCTTGGGAGAGCCGTGGCCTTATGGATAAAGAACTGAATGACCATTCATCTGTTAAAAGTTCGAGCCGTGGCATTACAGGTGGAGAAATCAGCAAATCATTTGCCCGTTTCCAGCTGAATTCCGAAATACATTCTCCAGCAGCCAGCCAACACCCAGGCTCGCCTAGCTTTCAATCAAATTCAACAACTCCTAAGCCAGCTTCTGCATCAGTTGCAAGGAAACTGAAGAAGGCAAGTCCAAAGGGAAGCTGGGTTATGGAAGAAGACTCCAAAAGCATGGCCAGTGTACAGTCAGATCGATTTCGTAGGCACTCAATTGCTGGGTCGTCAGTTAGGGATGACGAGAGTCTTGCTAGCTCTCCATCAGTTCCAAGTTATATGATACCAACTCAATCTGCGAAAGCTAGGTCTAGGACACAAAGTCAGAGTCCATTAGCTAAAGAAAACGGCAAACAAGAGAAAGGGTCCTTCGGGACTGCAAAGAAGCGTCTTTCTTTCCCGGCTTCGCCCGCCAGGCCAAGGCGCCATTCAGGTCCGCCGAAGGTAGAAACCGCCATAAATGCAGAGGTCACTGTGGACAATGGTGTGGTCAGTTGA